The Phoenix dactylifera cultivar Barhee BC4 chromosome 12, palm_55x_up_171113_PBpolish2nd_filt_p, whole genome shotgun sequence genome has a window encoding:
- the LOC103718133 gene encoding uncharacterized protein LOC103718133 isoform X1, producing MSASPSVDDIAALDLNTGGGQERGSTAVEAEPASDPGGCGKGGGEFMVKTLEESREGFLDTGDGDSARKPDMDVGEEGDVAGSEEVSDAVVPEGAEVGESSSGTGIELLEEEVAAFVKKEQGDMANEVTERDLVDGCFQATEVGNLGSRRQETGDGRSGDQELRADALETGNMTGIAVEEAKEERLGSMADLGGNQEVVVEIRNGTEPMKEDEAFPEKKASAMSDQRSSYLVDGQAQVIECNVGPSELVARDELGGDQKLELNVKEAGSMMGATEAATRGTVGAVEVDGLEGEEANDGGTVDVMETGNKTEPLVEDEPYLEKEQSTANNVMGHDMVDEQLQAKEGVLDPKGLEMKDGLGSGQKSEINVVDGACVEECGKGNELVKEQITNQNLDCEVRDQDLVEEHLQAPEEDVGSIALEADNELGGHEMLEANVGGAGFGVGTVKTQVPVALVRVEADSSEGIADLGLMHVGVAEVSNGTELTEEGVCCPQKDMSVVDEVVEREAAQGALGPTVLEMENFLDGDQNLEADVLELGCLLGAAKTQAAVDLGGEEADRLKSISDLGQVQHKVPETSGTELTRQDVSCLQKNQSLVTEKGGHGLADANLQVSEGDSSQNQFVVVESTAGTKDMDEGVDGSLMSSDQDRIHEASVSQASYVDTNQNDQEIGNAIHVEETKEVDSMPVDDPIIEQADYAIKDPDMADPGVKVNNPDSNHARDDTVDSGHILTAESKAGLVNSVVHAEALNADKHPTDEDAKDKNIITADGGSVLDVTFMESENRGTQLVDENTGDKEDITTANSCSDLESQFAETSESCPLGSQTSETCPLGEMLMYRKDSALKDSKSAVTTGLPMASKLSEIQTIVSQQKKIVECIPGRNQEIEPQSIGLLVGRSDDAIVHEAESSPGICQNMDMESSILKDETSLPEACHEKGDLTQDSEADKKTSVLVDSVANIGTGPDGIAEQNVQVDGQEHPKIAHKQIVKCVGIRPGICSIENDQHASYFLPLQDKDTFSMSDLVWGKVKSHPWWPGQIFDPSDASDLAMKYQKKDNFLVAYFGDKTFAWCEEPQLKPFETYFSQMEKQSSSDTFVNAVNDALGEVSRRTELGMTCFCLPEGAYADIKYQMVENAGIRDGVSSSAFDRSLVVDYFQPDRLLEYIEALAQLPSGGANRLELVIAQAQLKAFYRSKGYPELPVFQIGGGLMENDAEVSPSDSKLVGEDTIEHSTPTPMELNLGKRKRGRGRPSNREKHMMEDAKKQKNLSELMEESVVSPFANDGKIEFAVKVDGDSILPSSGKKHKVIDFDSDYSEKSKKKRLDSLGDLSTKSPSPTPSSSFKIGECIRRVASQLTGSRPILKCHGETFQNNVSKAEHRRFDVDTEASAHTAVENPRIKVGISEDCSSPDEMLPQLCLAARDPMKGYSFLSMIVSFFTDFRNFCVSSSMEKKHVQKSGGKRGRKRKVSSHSPSSDMSTPDHMQDSYWSDMIYHNSSTNDLKRKGDAHMRSQRKRRKSGGETSISLSLDCVLGTAQHLQVGTISPKMKQASTTERSVISLEEKIVDERTPTALILSFNGSSSLPSEMDLIRIFSCYGPLKEAETEVQRKTNHVKVVFKKRADAEIAFRSAGKYSIFGPALVSYRLRYLPSTPSASPNTTSQGKNDAGAIECGKLVVPGDASPNTISGKHDAVPLEGGNSEVPGDASPNTTPQGENDAVSIEGGNSEIPGDASPNTTPQIKNDAVLIEGGNLEVPGDVSPNTTPQDKNDAVPTEGGNLEFPDSSPNIILHNENDAVRIEGGNIDVPGRTSADPTQQDKNDAVPAEGGNLEVPDDIYPNTTQEKNNSAPIEDGSLEVPGITSPNNSTQDKNDAAPIEYGSLEVPSNTSPSTATRGKNDAAPTEDGSLEIPGNSYPNTATQDKNDAVPTEGVNLEVPDKAENGVAPDTMQDEVGDKGSVVRAVQEAQNPAHLPCLKWVWLTVLLLLEGTKVGEGGPLANRDGPNPNGRFR from the exons ATGTCTGCGAGCCCTTCTGTAGATGACATCGCGGCCCTAGACTTGAACACTGGAGGCGGCCAAGAACGAGGCAGTACGGCTGTGGAAGCCGAGCCCGCGTCAGATCCTGGAGGATGTGGGAAAGGGGGAGGAGAATTCATGGTAAAAACCCTAGAGGAAAGCCGAGAAGGATTTCTTGATACCGGTGACGGTGATTCAGCTCGGAAGCCGGATATGGATGTCGGAGAGGAAGGAGATGTGGCGGGGTCTGAGGAAGTTTCGGACGCAGTTGTTCCTGAAGGGGCTGAGGTTGGGGAGAGTAGCAGCGGGACCGGGATTGAGCTTTTGGAGGAAGAAGTTGCAGCTTTTGTCAAAAAAGAGCAGGGTGATATGGCTAACGAAGTGACGGAGCGTGATCTGGTTGACGGGTGCTTTCAAGCTACGGAGGTTGGCAATCTTGGCTCCAGAAGGCAGGAGACGGGAGATGGACGCAGTGGTGATCAAGAGTTGAGAGCAGATGCGCTGGAGACTGGGAACATGACGGGAATTGCTGTTGAAGAGGCCAAAGAAGAACGCTTGGGGAGTATGGCAGATCTGGGAGGAAACCAGGAGGTGGTTGTGGAGATTAGAAATGGAACCGAACCCATGAAGGAAGATGAAGCCTTTCCAGAGAAGAAAGCTAGTGCAATGAGTGATCAGAGGAGCAGTTATTTGGTTGATGGGCAGGCTCAAGTTATTGAATGCAATGTTGGTCCAAGTGAGTTGGTGGCAAGAGATGAATTGGGTGGTGATCAGAAGCTGGAATTAAATGTCAAAGAGGCAGGAAGTATGATGGGGGCCACAGAAGCAGCAACTAGAGGTACAGTTGGAGCAGTCGAAGTTGATGGCTTGGAGGGTGAAGAAGCTAATGATGGAGGGACAGTTGATGTCATGGAGACGGGGAATAAAACTGAACCCCTGGTAGAAGATGAACCGTACCTAGAGAAAGAGCAGAGCACAGCAAACAATGTAATGGGTCATGATATGGTGGATGAGCAACTTCAAGCTAAAGAGGGTGTCCTAGATCCTAAGGGTTTGGAAATGAAAGATGGATTGGGTAGTGGACAGAAATCTGAAATTAATGTGGTGGATGGAGCATGTGTGGAGGAGTGTGGGAAAGGAAATGAACTCGTAAAGGAACAAATCACTAACCAGAACTTGGATTGTGAAGTGAGGGACCAAGATTTGGTTGAAGAACACCTGCAAGCTCCTGAGGAAGATGTGGGTTCCATAGCATTGGAAGCAGATAATGAATTGGGTGGTCATGAGATGCTGGAAGCAAATGTTGGCGGTGCAGGATTTGGAGTGGGGACTGTTAAAACCCAGGTCCCTGTTGCTCTTGTAAGGGTGGAAGCTGATAGCTCGGAGGGTATAGCTGATCTGGGACTAATGCATGTTGGGGTTGCAGAGGTTAGCAATGGAACTGAACTCACTGAGGAAGGTGTATGCTGTCCACAGAAGGATATGAGTGTGGTTGATGAGGTAGTGGAACGTGAGGCTGCACAAGGCGCTCTCGGTCCCACCGTGTTGGAGATGGAAAATTTTTTGGATGGCGATCAGAACCTGGAAGCTGATGTACTGGAGTTAGGATGTCTGTTGGGGGCAGCAAAAACTCAGGCGGCTGTTGATCTTGGAGGGGAGGAAGCTGATAGATTGAAGAGTATATCAGATTTGGGACAAGTGCAGCACAAGGTTCCGGAGACTAGTGGAACTGAGCTCACCAGGCAAGATGTGTCTTGTCTGCAGAAGAACCAGAGCTTGGTGACTGAGAAGGGAGGTCATGGTTTGGCTGATGCGAATCTTCAAGTTTCAGAGGGAGACAGCAGTCAGAACCAGTTTGTAGTTGTGGAGAGTACTGCTGGAACAAAAGACATGGATGAGGGGGTTGATGGGTCTTTGATGAGCAGTGATCAAGACAGAATTCATGAAGCTTCTGTTTCGCAAGCATCTTATGTGGATACAAATCAGAATGACCAGGAAATAGGCAACGCTATCCATGTGGAAGAAACAAAGGAGGTGGATTCCATGCCTGTTGATGATCCTATAATCGAGCAAGCAGATTATGCTATAAAAGATCCAGACATGGCCGATCCAGGTGTAAAGGTAAACAATCCAGATTCTAATCATGCTCGTGATGACACAGTGGACAGCGGACATATTTTGACAGCAGAATCAAAAGCAGGCTTGGTTAACAGTGTTGTCCATGCAGAAGCACTGAATGCAGATAAGCATCCTACTGATGAGGATGCAAAGGACAAAAATATTATTACAGCCGATGGTGGTTCAGTTTTGGATGTCACATTTATGGAATCAGAAAACAGAGGAACCCAGCTTGTTGATGAGAATACCGGTGATAAAGAAGATATTACTACGGCTAATTCATgctcagatttagaatcacagtTTGCAGAGACCTCAGAGTCCTGTCCACTTGGTTCACAGACTTCAGAGACCTGTCCACTTGGTGAAATGTTAATGTACAGAAAAGATTCTGCTCTGAAAGATTCAAAATCGGCTGTCACTACTGGTTTACCAATGGCTTCCAAGCTATCTGAAATTCAGACTATTGTAtctcaacaaaagaaaattgtTGAATGTATTCCTGGCAGGAATCAAGAGATAGAACCTCAGTCCATTGGTTTGTTGGTTGGCAGGAGTGATGATGCAATTGTTCATGAAGCAGAATCTTCACCAGGTATATGTCAAAATATGGACATGGAATCCAGTATTCTCAAAGATGAAACTTCTCTGCCTGAGGCGTGCCATGAAAAAGGAGACTTGACTCAAGACTCTGAAGCTGATAAGAAGACCTCTGTGCTGGTGGATAGTGTGGCAAATATTGGTACTGGTCCAGATGGTATTGCTGAGCAAAATGTGCAAGTTGATGGACAAGAACATCCGAAAATAGCTCACAAGCAAATTGTGAAATGTGTTGGAATAAGGCCCGGGATTTGCAGTATTGAAAATGATCAGCATGCTAGCTACTTCCTTCCTCTTCAAGACAAGGATACTTTTTCCATGTCTGATTTGGTCTggggtaaagtaaagagccatCCTTGGTGGCCTGGCCAAATTTTTGATCCTTCAGATGCATCAGACTTGGCAATGAAATATCAGAAGAAGGACAACTTCCTCGTAGCATATTTTGGAGACAAAACTTTTGCCTGGTGCGAAGAACCTCAGCTGAAGCCTTTCGAGACGTATTTCTCACAGATGGAAAAACAAAGCAGTTCAGATACATTTGTAAATGCTGTCAATGATGCACTGGGTGAAGTCTCTAGGCGGACAGAATTGGGAATGACCTGTTTTTGTCTGCCTGAAGGAGCTTATGCTGACATTAAGTATCAGATGGTTGAGAATGCTGGTATACGAGACGGGGTTAGTAGCTCTGCTTTTGACAGGTCTCTGGTTGTCGATTATTTTCAGCCTGACAGACTTCTTGAGTATATTGAAGCCTTGGCTCAATTACCAAGCGGAGGTGCGAACAGACTTGAGCTTGTGATAGCTCAGGCTCAGCTGAAAGCCTTTTATCGATCAAAGGGGTATCCTGAACTTCCTGTATTCCAAATTGGTGGAGGATTGATGGAGAATGATGCTGAGGTCTCACCCTCTGATAGTAAATTAGTTGGGGAAGATACCATTGAGCACTCAACTCCTACTCCCATGGAACTAAATCTTGGGAAGCGCAAGAGAGGCAGAGGGAGGCCCTCCAATAGAGAAAAACATATGATGGAGGATgctaaaaaacagaaaaatttaTCTGAGCTGATGGAAGAAAGTGTTGTCTCTCCTTTTGCAAATGATGGCAAAATTGAATTTGCGGTAAAAGTTGACGGTGATTCGATTTTACCATCTTCTGGAAAGAAACACAAGGTCATTGATTTTGATTCTGATTACTCAGAGAAAAGTAAGAAAAAACGGCTTGATTCCTTAGGAGATTTGTCTACCAAGTCACCATCTCCAACTCCTAGTAGTTCTTTCAAGATTGGAGAATGTATCCGTCGAGTTGCAAGCCAGCTGACTGGGTCTCGACCTATCCTTAAGTGCCATGGTGAAACATTTCAGAATAATGTTTCCAAGGCTGAGCATAGAAGATTTGATGTTGATACTGAGGCGTCTGCTCACACTGCTGTGGAGAACCCAAGAATAAAGGTAGGCATATCAGAGGACTGTTCCTCCCCAGATGAAATGCTGCCACAGCTGTGCTTAGCTGCAAGGGATCCTATGAAGGGATACAGTTTTCTGTCAATGATAGTCAGTTTCTTCACTGATTTCAGAAATTTTTGTGTTTCAAGTTCTATGGAAAAGAAGCATGTTCAGAAAAGTGGAGGTAAAAGGGGTAGGAAAAGAAAAGTCAGCTCTCACTCACCTTCTTCTGATATGTCGACACCTGATCATATGCAGGACTCTTATTGGTCTGACATGATATACCATAACAGCTCCACAAATGATCTTAAAAGGAAAGGAGATGCTCACATGCGGAGCCAAAGGAAAAGGAGGAAATCTGGAGGGGAAACATCAATCTCTTTGTCATTAGACTGTGTGTTGGGTACTGCACAACATTTGCAGGTTGGAACGATCAGTCCTAAAATGAAACAAGCATCGACAACAGAAAGATCGGTAATCAGTTTGGAAGAAAAAATTGTGGACGAGCGTACACCAACTGCATTGATTTTGAGCTTTAATGGATCAAGTTCTTTACCTTCTGAAATGGATCTCATTAGGATTTTCAGTTGCTATGGGCCCCTGAAGGAAGCAGAAACAGAAGTTCAAAGGAAGACAAATCATGTCAAAGTAGTCTTCAAGAAACGTGCTGATGCTGAAATAGCTTTCCGTAGTGCAGGAAAATATAGCATTTTTGGGCCAGCCCTTGTTAGCTATCGTCTTAGATACTTGCCATCAACACCTAGTGCTTCTCCAAACACCACATCACAAGGCAAAAATGATGCAGGAGCAATTGAATGTGGCAAATTAGTGGTTCCAGGTGATGCTTCTCCAAATACTATATCTGGCAAACATGATGCAGTACCCCTTGAAGGCGGCAACTCAGAGGTTCCAGGTGATGCTTCTCCAAATACCACACCACAAGGCGAAAATGATGCAGTATCCATTGAAGGTGGCAACTCAGAGATTCCAGGTGATGCTTCACCAAATACCACACCACAAATCAAAAACGATGCAGTACTCATTGAAGGTGGCAACTTAGAGGTTCCAGGTGATGTTTCCCCAAATACCACACCACAAGACAAAAATGATGCAGTGCCCACTGAAGGTGGCAATTTAGAGTTTCCAGATAGTTCTCCAAATATCATACTGCATAATGAAAATGATGCAGTACGCATTGAAGGTGGCAACATAGACGTTCCAGGTAGAACTTCTGCAGATCCTACACAACAAGATAAAAATGATGCAGTACCCGCTGAAGGTGGCAACTTAGAGGTCCCAGATGATATTTATCCAAATACCacacaagaaaaaaataattcagcACCAATCGAAGATGGCAGCTTAGAGGTTCCAGGCATTACTTCTCCAAATAATTCCACACAAGATAAAAATGATGCAGCACCAATTGAATATGGCAGCTTAGAGGTCCCATCTAATACTTCTCCAAGTACTGCCACACGAGGCAAAAATGATGCAGCACCTACTGAAGATGGCAGCTTAGAGATTCCAGGCAACAGTTATCCTAATACTGCCACACAAGACAAAAATGATGCAGTACCCACTGAAGGTGTCAACTTAGAGGTCCCAG ATAAAGCAGAAAATGGAGTTGCGCCAGATACTATGCAAGATGAAGTTGGGGACAAAGGATCAGTTGTTAGGGCTGTTCAG GAAGCACAGAATCCAGCTCATCTACCATGTTTAAAGTGGGTTTGGCTAACCGTGCTGCTCCTATTAGAGGGCACCAAGGTCGGCGAAGGAGGGCCCTTGGCAAACCGGGACGGACCGAACCCGAACGGACGGTTCAGATAA